Part of the Fervidobacterium sp. genome, TTATGCTAAAGGATGCAATTATAAAAGGTCAAATAAATGAAGATACTATGCTTGTTGAACCAACAAGCGGAAATACCGGAATCGCACTTGCCTATTTTGGAGCAAAACTTGGGTTGAAAGTATTGATAGTAATGCCTAAAAGTGTATCTGTTGAGAGAAGACAAATCTTACAATCCTTAGGTGCTGAAGTAATTCTAGTTGAAAACATGAGTTTAGCAATTCTGAAGGTAAGGGAAATAG contains:
- a CDS encoding pyridoxal-phosphate dependent enzyme yields the protein MASNLNSLLEKLSDVYIGNTPLVFLKKYGVYAKFERTNPMGSVKDRPVYFMLKDAIIKGQINEDTMLVEPTSGNTGIALAYFGAKLGLKVLIVMPKSVSVERRQILQSLGAEVILVENMSLAILKVREI